A single window of Ovis canadensis isolate MfBH-ARS-UI-01 breed Bighorn chromosome 15, ARS-UI_OviCan_v2, whole genome shotgun sequence DNA harbors:
- the IL18 gene encoding interleukin-18 isoform X1: MAAEPVEDNCISFVEMKFINNTLYFVAENGDLESDHFGKLEPKLSIIRNLNDQVLFISQGNQPVFEDMPDSDCSDNAPQTIFIIYMYKDSLTRGLAVTISVQCKKMSTLSCENKIISFKEMNPPDNIDNEGSDIIFFQRSVPGHDDKIQFESSLYKGYFLACKKENDLFKLILKRQDDNRDKSIMFTVQNQN, encoded by the exons ATGGCTGCAGAACCAGTAGAAGACAATTGCATCAGCTTTGTGGAAATGAAATTTATTAACAATACACTTtattttgtag ctGAAAATGGCG ACCTGGAATCAGATCACTTTGGCAAGCTTGAACCTAAGCTCTCAATCATACGAAATTTGAACGACCAAGTTCTCTTCATTAGCCAGGGAAATCAACCTGTCTTTGAGGATATGCCTGATTCTGACTGTTCAg ATAATGCACCCCAGAccatatttatcatatatatgtataaggacAGCCTCACTAGAGGTCTGGCTGTAACCATCTCTGTGCAGTGTAAGAAAATGTCTACTCTCTCCTGTGAGaacaaaattatttcctttaag gaaaTGAATCCTCCTGATAACATTGATAATGAAGGAAGTGACATCATATTCTTTCAGAGAAGTGTTCCAGGACATGATGATAAGATACAATTTGAGTCTTCATTGTACAAAGGGTACTTTCTAGCTTGTAAAAAAGAGAATGACCTTTTCAAACTCATTTTGAAAAGACAGGATGATAATAGAGATAAATCTATAATGTTCACTGTTCAAAACCAGAACTAG
- the IL18 gene encoding interleukin-18 isoform X2 → MAAEPVEDNCISFVEMKFINNTLYFVAENGEDLESDHFGKLEPKLSIIRNLNDQVLFISQGNQPVFEDMPDSDCSDNAPQTIFIIYMYKDSLTRGLAVTISVQCKKMSTLSCENKIISFKEMNPPDNIDNEGSDIIFFQRSVPGHDDKIQFESSLYKGYFLACKKENDLFKLILKRQDDNRDKSIMFTVQNQN, encoded by the exons ATGGCTGCAGAACCAGTAGAAGACAATTGCATCAGCTTTGTGGAAATGAAATTTATTAACAATACACTTtattttgtag ctGAAAATGGCG AAGACCTGGAATCAGATCACTTTGGCAAGCTTGAACCTAAGCTCTCAATCATACGAAATTTGAACGACCAAGTTCTCTTCATTAGCCAGGGAAATCAACCTGTCTTTGAGGATATGCCTGATTCTGACTGTTCAg ATAATGCACCCCAGAccatatttatcatatatatgtataaggacAGCCTCACTAGAGGTCTGGCTGTAACCATCTCTGTGCAGTGTAAGAAAATGTCTACTCTCTCCTGTGAGaacaaaattatttcctttaag gaaaTGAATCCTCCTGATAACATTGATAATGAAGGAAGTGACATCATATTCTTTCAGAGAAGTGTTCCAGGACATGATGATAAGATACAATTTGAGTCTTCATTGTACAAAGGGTACTTTCTAGCTTGTAAAAAAGAGAATGACCTTTTCAAACTCATTTTGAAAAGACAGGATGATAATAGAGATAAATCTATAATGTTCACTGTTCAAAACCAGAACTAG